The Virgibacillus sp. MSP4-1 genome has a segment encoding these proteins:
- the ruvB gene encoding Holliday junction branch migration DNA helicase RuvB — protein sequence MEDRMISGELQEEDSSIEYSLRPETLSQYIGQEKIKENLSIFIEAAKLRDEALDHVLLYGPPGLGKTTLATIIANEMGVQFRTTSGPAIEKAGDLAAILTSLEPGDVLFIDEIHRLPRSVEEVLYPAMEDFCLDIVLGQGSSARSVRLDLPPFTLVGATTRAGLLTAPLRDRFGVLSRLDFYETRDLRNIVERTADIFHIGIEYDAATEVARRSRGTPRIANRLLKRVRDIAQVGGESTISMETTKKALKMLQVDEQGLDHIDHKLLLGIIDHFQGGPVGLDTISATIGEESQTIEDVYEPFLLQIGFIQRTPRGRVVTPNAYHHFNREVPGVE from the coding sequence ATGGAGGATCGGATGATTTCCGGGGAACTTCAGGAGGAAGATTCATCAATTGAGTACAGCTTAAGACCTGAGACGTTAAGTCAATATATTGGCCAGGAAAAAATCAAAGAAAATTTAAGCATATTTATTGAAGCGGCTAAGTTACGGGATGAGGCTTTGGATCATGTGTTGCTCTATGGCCCGCCCGGTTTAGGGAAAACCACACTGGCCACCATTATTGCGAATGAAATGGGGGTACAATTTCGTACGACCTCAGGTCCTGCGATTGAGAAAGCGGGAGATTTAGCAGCTATCTTAACCTCACTTGAGCCCGGGGATGTTCTCTTTATTGATGAGATTCACAGACTTCCCCGCTCGGTTGAAGAGGTGTTATACCCCGCAATGGAGGATTTTTGCCTGGACATTGTTTTAGGGCAGGGATCAAGTGCCAGGTCTGTCCGGCTTGACTTACCCCCATTTACTCTGGTTGGAGCGACGACAAGAGCAGGGCTTCTGACAGCTCCGTTAAGAGATCGATTTGGGGTGTTGAGTCGCCTGGATTTTTACGAAACCAGGGATTTACGAAATATTGTAGAACGAACTGCAGATATTTTTCACATCGGTATTGAATATGATGCGGCAACCGAAGTAGCCAGACGTTCTAGAGGTACACCGCGAATTGCCAACCGTCTGTTGAAGAGGGTGCGTGATATTGCTCAGGTTGGCGGTGAATCCACCATTTCGATGGAAACAACGAAAAAGGCTCTTAAAATGCTGCAAGTGGATGAACAGGGTCTCGATCACATTGATCATAAACTATTATTAGGTATTATCGATCATTTCCAGGGCGGTCCTGTTGGTCTGGACACGATTTCAGCTACGATTGGTGAGGAATCCCAGACCATTGAAGATGTATATGAGCCATTTTTACTGCAAATTGGATTTATCCAGCGCACTCCAAGAGGACGAGTTGTAACGCCAAACGCTTACCATCATTTCAATCGGGAGGTTCCTGGAGTTGAATGA
- the queA gene encoding tRNA preQ1(34) S-adenosylmethionine ribosyltransferase-isomerase QueA, with product MKVEDFDFDLPESLIAQTPLENRAESRLMVLNREKQNMEHRHFYNITDYLNPGDCLVLNNTKVLPARLFGTKKDTGAKIELLLLHQIEGDQWEVLLKPAKKIKEGTTVEFGNGLMSCVCKEKKEHGGAVVQFHYEGIFYEQLDKLGEMPLPPYIKEQLDDQDRYQTVYAKEKGSAAAPTAGLHFTKELLDDIEKRGIHIAYVTLHVGLGTFRPVSVDDIENHDMHAEFYHMDEETATLLNKVKQEGRRVITVGTTSTRTLETIARDRDGDFKAQSGWTDIFIYPPYQFRAVDALITNFHLPKSTLIMMISAFAGREFILDAYKEAVNKQYRFFSFGDAMYIE from the coding sequence ATGAAAGTAGAAGACTTTGATTTTGATTTACCGGAATCTCTTATCGCCCAGACACCATTGGAAAATCGGGCAGAGTCCAGATTAATGGTTTTGAATCGTGAAAAACAGAATATGGAGCATCGTCATTTTTACAATATTACAGACTATCTGAATCCGGGTGATTGTCTGGTATTAAATAATACAAAGGTATTACCTGCACGTTTGTTTGGTACGAAAAAGGATACAGGTGCGAAGATTGAATTATTATTGCTGCATCAGATCGAAGGAGATCAATGGGAGGTTTTGTTGAAGCCGGCCAAAAAGATAAAAGAAGGGACAACGGTGGAGTTTGGAAACGGCCTGATGTCCTGCGTCTGCAAAGAAAAGAAGGAGCATGGCGGAGCGGTAGTTCAATTTCATTATGAAGGTATATTTTACGAGCAACTGGACAAGCTTGGCGAAATGCCTCTTCCACCATACATTAAGGAACAACTTGATGACCAGGACCGGTACCAGACCGTTTATGCAAAAGAGAAAGGCTCTGCAGCTGCACCCACAGCCGGTCTGCATTTCACGAAGGAATTGCTGGATGATATTGAAAAGCGAGGCATACATATTGCCTATGTGACTTTACATGTAGGACTTGGTACATTCCGGCCTGTAAGTGTGGATGACATTGAGAATCATGACATGCATGCGGAGTTTTACCATATGGATGAAGAAACGGCGACCCTTCTGAATAAGGTTAAGCAGGAAGGAAGGCGAGTGATTACGGTGGGAACAACATCTACTCGCACGTTAGAAACGATAGCCAGGGATCGGGATGGGGACTTTAAAGCCCAATCAGGCTGGACAGATATTTTCATTTACCCGCCTTATCAATTCCGCGCAGTGGATGCATTAATTACAAATTTTCATTTGCCAAAGTCAACCCTCATTATGATGATCAGTGCCTTTGCAGGTCGGGAATTTATTTTAGATGCCTATAAAGAAGCGGTAAATAAGCAGTATCGGTTCTTCAGCTTTGGGGATGCGATGTACATCGAATAA
- a CDS encoding DUF2905 domain-containing protein — MNDFGKIMIVIGIVFVVIGLIWNLIGKLPGDITFKKGNVTFFFPIMTSIVVSIVLSLIFYIISKFR; from the coding sequence TTGAATGATTTTGGGAAAATAATGATTGTGATTGGCATTGTTTTCGTGGTCATTGGCCTGATTTGGAATCTGATCGGGAAGCTTCCAGGTGATATTACCTTTAAAAAAGGCAATGTGACCTTTTTCTTTCCCATTATGACTTCCATCGTTGTCAGTATTGTTCTGTCTCTCATTTTTTATATTATAAGTAAATTTCGTTAG